TAGGGCCTTCCTTTGCTCCTCCCTTGTCGCTactgaagaacactgaaatcatcgtcatgttcatgaaaccagtttgagatgatTTTTGGTGCCTTATCATGTTGGAGGTAGCCATTTGAACACAGGTACAATGTGGCCATGTTCAGGAACATTACTCAAATAGGCTGTAACATTCAAAGTGTGCAAAGAAAACAttactcacaccattacaccacctccacctgcatggactgttgacacaaggcacgtcaggtccatggattcattatcatttttattggCAGGTAACAAAATAGCCTGGGTATGAACAGCAGCTTACAAATCAAATAACTagatataaaagtaaaaactaGTAATACAAAAGCTTAGACAACGCAATCATACAAACTCCTATGCAGTGTCATTAGTATCTCATTTATCTAAAAGAAGTagcattgtttaaaaaaaatatatcaaaacaAAATAGAATTATATTGTGAcctaaattaaattattaatataataaaataccaGTATCCATTATTAATACCATTGCAGGTATCCATTTAAATCATTAAAGGTGGAAAGAAGTTGGGGTAAAGTCACCTTCCTGAATGATTTGAGTTGTACAGATGTAGAACATTCACTCAGTAACTTGTTCAGTTTAGTACTTTCATGAGCTTAATCCTGTCAGTGTCACGATTTATTCAGAGCTTATCCTGGGAGTACTGGGACTGAGATGGGACTATACCCTGGATGGCATGCCAGGCCAGTACAgggcaccagtgcacaaagcaaggtccataaaggcatggatgagcgagtttggtgtggaggaacttgactggcctcaacctgatagaacatcttcgggatgaattagagactgtgagactgtgagccaggttaaaactgggacgtctgcctttacatgcacatgaatataatatggagttggcccacactttgcagctttaacagcttcaactcttctgggaagactttccacaaggtttaggagtgcgtttataggaattttgactagtcctctagaagcacatttgtgaggtcaggtactgatgttggataTGAAGGCCTGGGTCGCagtcctctctaattcatcccaaaggccagtcaagttcctccacaccaaactctctcatccaagtctttatggaccttgctttgtgcactggtgtgtagtcatgttggaacaggaaggggtcatccccaaactgttcccacaaagttgggagcatggaattgtccaaaatgtcttggtatgctgaagcattaagagttcctttcactggaactaaggggccgagcccaacccctgaattcaatgatttggaggggtgtcccaaaacatttggcaatatattgtatatacatgtacacacctaGAGGCAATTAAACATAGCTAATCCATCTAAAGGCATAGTTATATTAACAATATTTTTCATCACTTCTAGTCTGTGGGATTTATTGCACAGTTCAGGACCCTCTGGCTACAAAATGTCTGAAGATACCTGCAGTGCAGATTAGGTTGAAAAACCTGGGGAGTTCCTTTAAGTGTCAAGATCACCAGAGTAGCTTTGATGAAAACTCATCATTGAATTAAATAATCAATTTGATCATTTAAAGCCCACAGTGTGTAAATACAAACAAGAATTTGGGAAGTAAATCACAACAAAGGGAACAATAAGTCACAATGTAATGTggaacaaattaaaaaatatgaatattttttttcatgataAATTCAAATATAAACTCGCttaatatacataataataataataataatatgatcgtggattttaaaaataaaaccgtCTGAGAAAAGCTTGAAGGATAAAATAAGGACTATGGTTGGTCCCTGCTGTTGTCCAAAGTTCCCGGATGAAAGCCTCCGCCATTTTTCCTCCAGTTTCACCGGCGGACGCGCTTCAGTACCATTCAGGCTGCAGCTGCTGGCTTGTGCGAGGGCCTGCCGCTTCACTCACACTCCTCTTCTTCAAATCCGTCGCTCCAGTCCACTCGCCGTACATTATTCACTATGGCTAATCGGGAGGATTTAGTATATCAAGCTAAGCTTGCTGAACAAGCAGAGAGATATGACGGTAAgacgatttaaaaaaaaggagcgGTGTTATCTGAACGCTAGTCCGTTACCTTACACTAGCGCTAGCTGTCGGGCGTAGTGTTTCCTAGCTAGCTCTGGTTAGCCTGGTAGCTAATTTTAGCGACTTAGCTTATGCAGCAATTTTAAGCAACCGGTTAAACTAGTCAGTGGGTAGTGAAAAGAGGTGTAGTTAACCTGCTTTCTTGATCGTTTTACGAGTATTCGTTTCTCGTGAACAAACTACTTGGGTCATCATAATTCGATGAGGGATGGAATGAAGATGGAGACGTTAGTGGAACAGACAAAATGGCGGATAGTTATTGGGCGAGGCGAGCTGTTGCTAGCCAAGGCGGGGGGCAGTCACAGACCTCTACACCCCACCTGACACCGACAGATTTAATTATAGGTTGCAGTAATCGTGATTAGACAAATCTGTTGTGTTACTCTTTGAATAAATCTCGGTTGTCAACACGTTAGTAACGCTTTTTCCAACTTGGTAAGTTGCGTTAAAGTGTGTTGTAGCCACAGCAGCAGGCTGAGCTCatggagtgtgttatatagAGCAACTCTGCTGCATGTCGACGGAGCTTTCTCCTCAGACTAGCTGCAAAAACATGACAACAATCAGGTCAATTCGACGAGCTCGTATAGTTTGGACTAAATTTGAATGTCATTTTATTGATCTCTAATATATTGGCCAAGCTATTACTTAGAAAAAACACGGGAACGTTTTGTAGTTGACAGTATATCCACAGAAACTGACCCTAAAATTAAAACTGGTCATTAAGGGCTATTTGGTACCTTTCACTTAGAGGTACAGACACGAACAAGACCCAGTATCTGCTAGGaaattgtattgtgtgtatattcaGGTTTTACTTTTATAGTCGGTCACTTGAAGGAAAatgcctgatttttttttgatgaCTCATCCTGCACTAGTCTTGAGTTTATCCAATGAAATCATGTCTGTATCTCCCTCTTTAATGTACATGTCCCTCCCCCTGTGGAGGGTCTCTTGCTTCCATAGCAGCTTGATGGCAGCAAGCATGGTTTGTGTTTTCCTACACACTTcctttgaagaaaaaataatggTTGATGTGTTGGAGGGTAAAATCTTCTGCAAATCCAGTTATGAGAGGAACGTTTTCTGAGGCATGTTTTAATCAACCAGAGCTATTTAGTGCCAGAATGTCTTGCATCCCTGATATTGATCAAGAATACAATTCTCTCACTATACACAGACAGGGCTTTTCCATCAGTAAAAACTGCCAGATAGTTCCTGATGATGTCTCTGACAAATTCAGCATGTAATTGTGTAGGATTTTAAGTACATAGGTGCAGAAGAGCACCACAGTTATTATAGCACTTTTTAAACAATTCAGCCCTTAGCTATGTCTTTAAGGTACCCCAGGGTTATGTTTAAATTCAGTGTGGATGTGGAATATCTTGAACGGTGTCGGGTAAATTATTCAGTTCAATACATGACTGTAACTTCctgatttaaagaaaatatctcCACATGCATGGGAACAAACCACAGCAGTAGATCCAAGCCAAGATGCTAAAATAGTATTGTTGTGTAATTATTGACCTAAAAAAGCCATTTAATATAGGTTAAAGCATACTGCCTGTCTCTCTTAATTGTTTACAGAGTCTGTGATTTAAATAAACTGTTTGTCAGTACTCAGTCTTAATGTGTATCTGTCTCGGTCTGTATTGGAAATATGAAATCACTAATCATGGCATAACAAGTGAGTGTCAGTAACAAATGAATGGATGCAAGATTTATTGATGCAGTTGAAATAAACACCACTGTGCAAGGATTGTTCTATTAATTTACTATTAAATTACTTTTATAGAAATGGTTGAGTCAATGAAGAAGGTGGCCGGGATGGATGTGGAGCTCACAGTCGAGGAGAGGAACCTGCTGTCGGTGGCCTACAAGAACGTCATCGGAGCCAGAAGAGCATCCTGGAGGATAATTAGCAGCATTGAGCAGAAAGAGGAAAACAAGGGTGGAGAGGACAAATTGAAGATGATCCGGGAGTACAGGCAAACAGTAAGTCGTTCTGATCCAGTTAATCAAATCACAAAGCAATTGCCAGTTTTAATGGGTGTCTAAGAACCAATGTTTTTCCATATTCAGGTTGAAACGGAGCTGAAATCGATTTGCAATGACATTCTTGATGTGCTGGACAAGCACCTAATTCCGGCTGCTAATTCAGGAGAGTCCAAGGTGTTCTACTACAAAATgtatgtcatttatttacttaactaAATGTGTATGGGACACAATTTGTTGATGTTTGGCTAAATGGATgggaaaatgaaaacaaaatgtattttgtaaATAGTGATCACCTAGTGGTTGGATTAATGTGATGGGTTTAATATGACATGTATAGGTTGATATGTTGAGTCTAATCACAGCAACCAGAAACAAAACTGAATTCCTACTTCATTTTGTTAAATGTCCTCTTcctgtttgtcatttttaatgtttaacacattttatgctgaaaatatttatatatcattGTGATGTTTTAAAAATCACCCACATGGGAAAATTTGCAAAAGTACCTCAGATAAAAGTGGTGAATTGCTGTTTGTATGAATGACATAATCACACATGTGCTTGTGTCTCTGATTTCACAGGAAGGGTGACTACCACAGGTATCTCGCCGAGTTTGCCACAGGAAACGACAGGAAGGAGGCTGCAGAAAACAGTTTGGTTGCTTACAAAGCTGCTAGTGATATTGCAATGACAGACCTTCAACCTACGCACCCCATACGCTTGGGTCTCGCTTTGAACTTCTCCGTATTCTACTATGAAATCCTCAACTCCCCTGACCGTGCATGCAGGTTTGTGTTTTCTTCCAGCTCTGAAACAGCCCCCAGTTTCCCCAACTCTCACTATATATGTCTGTTGTCGAGCTTTTTAAATGGCTCATCAAACAGTCATACAGTCACAGCTCTCTCCTTAAAGGCTAATTACAGCGGAAGCCCATTTTGGCTCCTGCTATCTTAAGTTCACATGTTGGTAGTTGGGGAATTGGCAGTGACTAAGGTTGGGAGAATGAATCAGGCTGAAATGTCAAATCTGTCTAATGTCTTGCCTCCTTGTTTAATTGGGACTGCACTACAACAGAGTAATGCGATCATTCTTGGTTTCAGGTTGGCGAAGGCAGCATTTGACGATGCTATTGCCGAGCTTGACACGTTGAGTGAAGAAAGCTACAAGGACTCCACACTCATCATGCAGTTGTTACGTGATAATCTGACACTATGGACTTCAGATATGCAGGGAGATGGTAAGGCACTCGCATGGCTGATTTCAAAATGGGGGGGCTTAGCCATAAAAATTTAGTGAAGATTCATGGACCAGGAGTATGGTCTAAactatgtggacacctgatcatcacatctGTATGTCTGGGTTGAATATCCTGTTGCAAAGTTAGTCCTGCCTTTTTGGCTATAATtctcctgggaaggctttccactaggtTTTGAAGCATGGATGTGGGAATTAGATTAGATAGAAAATCATATCATTTAACTGACTAAGTCAAGTCTAAttagaagtgtttttttttctatttctattgataaattattatattcaaTTTTGCCTGGATACCAGGAGCACTTGCAGCTCTTGAATTCTGAATAATGAGTGCTGCTGTTCTCTTTGTAAAGAGTGAGTAAAGTACTACTGGTGGCTCACAGTACATTATGTTCAGAGATGGGGCACTGTGTGGTACTTGGGTAAATAACTATAGGAAGCTCTTGTGCATGTTAATTAAGGCATTGTAACTAGTTTCcagtgtgtttcagtagaaAACCTCCTCactccaaaaataaataaataattattgctTCCCTTTTAATGAATGCATTTCTGCTGTAAATAGGAGACATTAAGATCattatcaaacaaaaaaaatctctggaGTCTGTATTACAATTCCATATGATCTTACTGTGcaaaatgtttttgtcatttgtttaacCATTTGCTTTTCCCCCCTCCATTCCTACTGTTTAGATTCCTAAAGGGTATTAAGTTAATTGCCCACAAACTGTATTTGTAAGTGAGCTCATTTTTTGCTCTGCTATGTTGCTAACCACATTGCCACTCACTCACCTTAACCTTTTGTGCTAAGGTTTGAAATCTAGAAATCTACTTGTATGTCTCCAGCATGTCTTGACATTAACAGGTTTATGGAGATTAAAATATGAGAGAGGTCTGCAGATGGGTAGAATTCATTTTGGAAATAGAAAACAGAATAGTATAATTGCCAGCGCTCACCAAATCTGATGAAGTGACATGTTCATATTCTTTCATATTCTTAGGGGTTCAGGCCGAGGCACATTCTTTAAATATCTTAATATTGCAGTATCCATATATAGAGAGTTAAAAAATTAGACTAAGAGAGGTTTTAAACAAATAAGAGaaattttctgcttttttccccccaaagtaTCTAATTGAGTAATGGTGAAAAGATATTTCCGATCTGAACTTGGATGTGAAATTTTCCCAAAAGAGTTATTAGGTTAATGAAACCTGGTCATGATGATGCTGTTACAGAAGTTAAGTGTCTTCTAAGCTGAGGTCTCTTAGCAAATTCTATTAGCCCATAATTTTGCTCATCCCAagtttatttctagaaagaagctGCCAGTAGGATCATTTTGAGGTTAAAATGCTTAAGTGTGATTAGTTATAGACTTAATgaacatatttattatataatgacttggttttttttttcattgtgtgAGTTGCTGTACATTTTACTAAAAATATGAAGAATATGGACAATTCACAACAACAGATTTCCTCGTCTGAGTACCTTAAAAGTATCCTTGCATATATAATGAACGTCAGTGAGGGTCTCTTGCAGAGACTGACTGTAAAATACCACTACTGTGAGTGCACTGCACCAACTGGAAACCAGAAACAGTATTAATAGTGTAACAGAACGAGTAAGTGTCAGTGCATTGAGCCCATTTTAAATAGATAACGTGTCTAACCTGTGCAAATGATCACAGGTCACTTGGATATACATGTCAGGCTTTGAATAATAGTATTATTATGACGCACAGCTTTCTGTTATCAGGTTTAGATATTACATTGATTAGCACCAGACTATTATCACTGAATGCATGTTGCTATGCCTCACATGACTCAGATCTTGCATGTGAACTCTGCCATTGTGCCACTGATGTTTCACATACCTTGGCAGCGGAAAAATGTAGGAAGCTGATTTGGTGACTAAGTGGATGTCTGTGTCACTTATTGAATTAAATTCAGAGAACGTGAGATCTTGTACTTTCCAGATTTAGTACAGACTCAGAGTAAATTAAGAAGTTAGTTAATCGTTTGCATTGTAAAAGCTCTGTTGGCAAAACGGATACAGCACAAATACAATTCTCCAATGAAGGTcagaaatttttatttgtttaatttatttattttataaagcatCAGTGTCTCTCCAGATACAAAGTGCTCAATGCCTGTTTGGGTGTCAGTGTCCCATAAATACAGTGATGTGTGATATGTAGTTCAGGATTTATGCCCACAGCTGCCATGCTCTGTTTCTGTTggagtctgcagtgtgtgtgcagttgacACAAAATGTGTCAACAACCAACCTTTGATGCAGACGGAGAATTCTGCTTTGTGCATGTGCAAGTCATTACTTGTGCACCCTTAGTTGTGATTCTGTGAGAAAATGGATATTGAGGACATTTTTGGCACTTGGTTACATGTCCCCTggaatatgtgtgtgagagaatcgaTCACTGGAGTATTATCCCCTTAGCCACACTCTGCTTTGTTAATGATTTATTTCACCTTGTTGCATGTGTTCTCCACTAGAAGTGCTTGGTCTTGGTTGAACACACTTGTGATTATTGGTGCATAATGTTTTGCTGCTGTTGGGAGTTTAAGTGCAC
The window above is part of the Hemibagrus wyckioides isolate EC202008001 linkage group LG17, SWU_Hwy_1.0, whole genome shotgun sequence genome. Proteins encoded here:
- the ywhae1 gene encoding tyrosine 3-monooxygenase/tryptophan 5-monooxygenase activation protein, epsilon polypeptide 1 isoform X2, with the protein product MANREDLVYQAKLAEQAERYDEMVESMKKVAGMDVELTVEERNLLSVAYKNVIGARRASWRIISSIEQKEENKGGEDKLKMIREYRQTVETELKSICNDILDVLDKHLIPAANSGESKVFYYKMKGDYHRYLAEFATGNDRKEAAENSLVAYKAASDIAMTDLQPTHPIRLGLALNFSVFYYEILNSPDRACRLAKAAFDDAIAELDTLSEESYKDSTLIMQLLRDNLTLWTSDMQGDDS
- the ywhae1 gene encoding tyrosine 3-monooxygenase/tryptophan 5-monooxygenase activation protein, epsilon polypeptide 1 isoform X1 translates to MANREDLVYQAKLAEQAERYDEMVESMKKVAGMDVELTVEERNLLSVAYKNVIGARRASWRIISSIEQKEENKGGEDKLKMIREYRQTVETELKSICNDILDVLDKHLIPAANSGESKVFYYKMKGDYHRYLAEFATGNDRKEAAENSLVAYKAASDIAMTDLQPTHPIRLGLALNFSVFYYEILNSPDRACRLAKAAFDDAIAELDTLSEESYKDSTLIMQLLRDNLTLWTSDMQGDGEEQNKEALQDVEDENQ